The Streptococcus downei MFe28 DNA window AATATCACAAAGTCACAATACTGTCAAAGTAGCTATCTCAAGCCCACGACAAACGCATGAAGAAAATAACGTTTTCAGATAATAGATTCATAAAAAAGGGTCCACCTCCGGAGTTATAATAGACTTAGGAGGTGTCTTTATGTCTGAGATGATAGAATTTCTTATCACTGTCCGTGATGAGCGTGACAATTGGAAGATCAAGCATAGCTTGGCTGATATTGTGCTGCTCATCTTCTTTGCCCGCCTTTCGGGTGCAGAATCCTGGGAAGAAATAGAGGATTTTGGAACTATCTATGAAACTTCCTTACGTAGTGTACTTACCTTGGAAAACGGTATTCCATCTCACGACACCCTGCAACGTGTTTTTGCGACCTTAGATGCGCAAGTTTTGGTGGAAGTAACCTTGATGTGGAACGACATTCTCCGTGAGGCTGACCTGTCTGCTAAGACTTTTCCCAGCTTTGCCAAACGCCTCCTAGCGATTGACGCAAAGACCATTAAAGGCAACTCCAGTCAAACTCAAAAAGCCTTGCACATTGTGTCTGCCTATGCGACAGATTTAGGTATCTGTTATGGTCAAGTGGCAACCGATGACAAGAGTAATGAAATCACAGCTATCCCCGATTTGTTGGCTAAGATTTCTGTAAAAGGGTGCTTGATTAGTATTGACGCTATGGGTACTCAGACTGCTATTGCCAACAAGATTATCAAGAAGCAAGCAGATTATTGCTTGGCGGTTAAAGAAAATCAGAAAGGACTCTTAGAGGATATTCAGCCTTTCTTTAACGTGGGTAAAAGGGAGACAGACAGTTACGAAACCGTAGAGAAGGCTCACGGCCAGGTTGAGACTAGACGTTATGAAGTCATTAACGATACGGCTTGGTTACGCAAGGAACGCCCTAACTGGGGTCATATCCAGTGTATTGGAAAAGCCAGTATCAGGATTGATAAGGATGGCAAACAAAGTGAGGATACCCGTTACTTTATCTTAAGTTGTCAGGCAAGTGCTAAGGAACTCTGTGTTTATGTCCGTGGGCATTGGCAAATTGAGAGCATGCATTGGCAGTTGGATGTTGTCTTTCGTGAGGACGCCAACAAGACCTTGAATAAACAATTAGCTTTTAACTTGAACGTGCTGGATAAGTTTTGTTTAGCTGTGCTTAAACAGTTAGATGTTGGCAAGAAAATGAGTTTGAGACGGAAAAAATTCAACTTAGGGATGAACTTTGACCAGTATTTGAAGAAATTAATCTAGTCAAAAAAGTGATCGTCTATGGTAAAACAGAGAAGAAACATTCATGCGTTTGTCGTGTCTCAAGCCTGTTCTTGGCCATTTCTAGTAGTCAATTTCATTGAAAAAGTCACCTCCAATAAACATCGGAAGTGACTTTAGCTATAAAAGATTTGTTAGGGAACTTAATCAATGACGATATAGCGCCTTTGGCCACCATAGCTCACATAAGAAATCCAGTCATGGCCATCCTTGTGCATAATCTTATCGTAATTGATTCCCTCACCAGCTTGGAAGGTAAAGGCAACATCGGCAGCAATCCGAGCCTCATTTCTGACCTCAACTTGCTTGACAAAGGTATAGCGCTTCAAGGATGGGAAGGTCGTTTCATAGTCAGGCTTACCTGCTGGCTCGACTACTGTCGTCTGGGTACCTGCGACACCAACCATCTTGTTATCATTTTCTACATAATAAAGGTGAACATTATAGAGGCCTGCTTGACCCTTATGTTCGCTAGTCTTGACAGTCGCCTTATAATCGCCATTAGCTTGTTTACTAGCATCATACCAGATAATATCGTCTTGATCATCCTTATCAGTCCAAACTGGAACCTTGACAGCCAAAATACCTTTGCTATCCTTAACATTTGTAATCAAAACATCAAAACCATCAGATGTTTGATTTTGGATGGTGATGCTACCTCCTACTTGATCATCGGTTTTCTTAGCTTCCACCTGATGTTGACTACCAGCAATACCAACCAATTGTCCATCGTTTTCTAGGTAGTAAAGATGAACATTGTAGCTACCTGCTTCATTTTTATGGTCGGCTAATTTAACCGCCACCTTGTAGGTGCCATCAGCTTGTTTATCTGCGTCGTACCAGACAATATCATCCTGGTCATTTTTATCTGTCCAGACGGGTACTTTGACAGACTTAAGGCCTTGACTATCAGTAACATTTGAGACGATAACATCAAAGTCCCCATTATCCTTATCGCTAAAGGAAAGACTGCCTGTTCGATTAACTTGAGGCTTTTCAGGTTCAGGAAGAGTGTATTGCAGACCAGCAACTCCCTTCATAGCGCCATTATTTTCAACGTAGTAAAGATGGATATTATAGAGGCCTCTTTCATTTTTGTGGTTAGATAGGTTGACAGCCACCTTATAGGTGCCATCACCTTGTTTGACGCCATCGTACCAAACAATATCATCCTGATCATTCTTGTCCGTCCAGATAGGAACCTTAACGGCTAAAATACCATTACTATCAGTGACATTAGAAATCCGGACATCAAAGCCTTTATCGGTTTGATTTTCAACACTAATCTGGCCAGTCAGCTTGGATTCAGTCTTTTGAGTACTAGCTTGAGCTGGTAACTTATCCAGCATGATATAACGACGAATACCACTATAGGAGACGTAGGAAATCCACTTGTAGCCGTCAGCCTTGATTTCCTTATCATAGTTAACGGAGTCGCCCTTACCGAAAGTGAATTCTGTCTTAGCAGCGACCTTAGCCTCGTTCTTAACTTCTACTTCCTTGTCAAAAGTATAGCGTTCTAAAGCAGGTAAGGTTTTTTCTTCACTGTCCTTTACTTTTGGCTCTTCTGCCTTAGGGGCAGTCTTATCAGCAGGGACTTCATTGGCTTCCAACTTAGCTATGTTAGCATAACGACGCATACCGCTATAGGACTTATAACTCAGCCATTGGTAGCCATCTTGATTAAGGAGCTGGTCGTAATAAACACGATCGCCAGCATTGGCATAGAAGGCCAAAGGTGCTGAAGCTGAGGGACTATTTTTTACCTCTGTGCGTTCGGGATAGGTATAGTAGCCAGAACTTGGAATATCCTTGCCAACTTCTTGGACTGTTGTGGCAGCTGATGCTCGACTCACCCCTTCTGCCACTTGACTGGCTTGGCCTTGACTGGCACTTTCAGTAACAGTCGTCTCGTTTGAACCTTCTCCTTTATCATCGGTTTGAGTGGCTACATCAACTTTTTCTGAGGCGGAAGCTACATTACCATCAGTAGCACTTGTAGGGACTTCATTGGTCGAAGTTCCTGCGTCACCGGCACTTACCTCTTCTAGCTTATCATTCGCTGCTGTAGCTACTTGATCTTTACTAGCTACCTCTGTATTAGCTCCTTGGTCTGGATTAATCGCCTTGTCTGAAACAGTCTGTACAGTACTGTCTTGAGGCTGACTATCTGGACTGGCTTGCTCATCAGCTAGAGCTTTACCACCAAAAACCAAACTAGCTCCAATTAAAACTGAGGCTGCTCCAAACGAATACTTTCTGATAGAAAAACGTTGTTTTTCATTCCAAAACAAATCTTTTTTCATGATGAGTCTCCTTCTATCCCTATGATTTTTCTAAAACAATTTCGCTTCATTTTTCGCCTTCATTATAAAAAATTAGGAAAGCGTTGTCAATACATTTCTGTAATAATGAAATATTTCAGTAATATTATTTTCCCCTAAATAAAATCACCACTCTCTGGTAGTGATTTTAAACTTTATTAGCCTACCCGATAATAAGGGGTGGCTTCGGCTGATTCACTTTGACCTACCACCAAGGCATCCTGTTGATAGATTTTGCCTCCAACAGTCGGAACGCCTGCAGGAATGACGAAGAGAGCTGCACTTCCGACTTCTGAGTCTTTTAGACCAATGCCAAAGAGAGCCTTTTCACCACTAACTCCTTGAGAAGAAATGACTTGGGTGTCTGAAACCAGACCATTACTATCAAAAACTAGGGTTTCGCCATTGGCATTTTGCCAGGTCCCAGCGATAGTAGTGAAGTCTCCATTTGCAATTGCACTAACATCAAGACTCGAAGTGCTAGCCTGATTATTGGTTGAACCTTGATCGCTAGAATTCGATGAATTGCTATTGCCACCATTAGCTTGAGTTTGGTTAGTGGATTGTGAACCCGATTGATTTTGAGAACTGCCCTTTTGGGATTTTGCTTTACTAGTTTGACTAGTCTTTGGGGAATTGGAATGAGCTTTACTTTGAGAACTATTCTTGTGGCAACCTGCTAATAATAAAGCAGAGCTAAGCATCAGCACCGTTGCAACTTTGTAAGACTTTTTCATAATTTTTGTTTCCTTTCTTGTTTTCGCTTTCATTATAGCCTAGTTCAATTATTTCGTCAACATATTTTTGTAATTTACTTAATTTTTTTGAAACATTTGTAACTTTTTTGTAAATCGTAAAACAGAACTAATACTCAATGAAAATCGAATTAGCCGAGGCAAGGAGCAAAGCCATCAAGCCACTAAAGTGGCTGATAGCTAACGGCAATCGCTATGGTGATTGCCTAGCTCGCTTATTAACCTCACAAAGTTGGTGAAATCGACTAACTTTGCTCCGCATCGCACGAACTGAAGACAGCTCAAAAGGTCTGGGAGACCTTTTGAGGTTGGAGATGAAGAAAGGCTCGCTTTCTTCAGTAAGTACGGCAAGGTGAGTTAACGACGCGACACGAGGTACAAACTGCCGTTACCACAGTTTATACAGAGTTAGTCAGGGATATAGAAAACTACAATCGTAGTTTTCGTAGTCACTCTAATGAGAAATTATAGAGTGACTTTATCCGTGGGAAAATTTTGATTTCCGAAGAGTATAAACTATAAGAAAAAGAGTAGTTTTTCTACCCTCATTAATCTATTCGAAAATCAAAATCATTTTTCTATTTTTTTCTCAATTTAACAACAGCTTCTACTCGAGCAGTATGGGGAAACATATCTACTGATTGAATATAGTCAACCTGGTAGACCTGACTCAAGGCAACTAAATCACGAGCCAAGGTGGAAGCATTGCAAGAAACATAGACCATTTTTGCAGGCCTAACATCAATTATGGTTTTGAGAAGCTTATCGTCTAGTCCGACTCTAGGAGGGTCCACCACCAGGGCGCTGGCACGGTAGCCCTCTTGGTACCACTTAGGAATGATGTCTTCGGCCTTGCCAGTCTCATAATACGTATTAGAAAGACCCAGAGTTTTAGCATTTTCCTTTGCATCTTCAATTGATTCAGGGATAACATCCATCCCCCTAACAGACCTCACCTTATTGGCAAAGGCAAAGCCGATTGTACCAACACCACAGTAGGCATCTATCAAATCATCATCTGGCTGAGCATCCAAAGCCGCCACCGCCTCCTGATAGAGAACTTGTGTCTGCTGGGGATTAAGCTGGTAAAAGGCTCTAGGTGACAGAGAAAAGCTGTAGTCTAGCACCTCTTCTTCAATAGTTTCCTTTCCCCAAAGAATCTGTGTTTTTTCCCCATATATTTCACTCGATTTCGATGAGTTATAGTTAATGGCAATGGTTACAATTTGTGGAAAAGCTAGCCTCAATTCCTTGATTAGGGCGGTTAAGCGTATGTCTTTACTGGTCACAAAGATAATTTGAACTTGAGAGCTAGCTTGCCCCTTGCGGACCATAATTGTACGAACACCAGCAATTTTCCGCTCATTATAGATGGGAATTTTATACTTATCCAAGAGCTCAGTTGCCTTATTGACAATCTCTTGTGTCAACTCATCTTGAACTAAACAAGACTCTAGAGGGACTAAACGATGGGAGTTACTAGCAAAAAGCCCCGCTTTAACCGAATCAGCAAAATGACGAGTTTGAAACTGGAGCTTAGCCCGATAGTGATAGGGATTGTCCATGCCTTTAGTCGGCCGAATCTCATAGTTTTCATAACCTATGGGCTGAAATTTTTTCAAGGCCTGCTTAATGATGTCATCCTTAAAGTCTAATTGCTTCTTGTAAGTCAGATGCATAATCTGACAACCACCACACTCATCGTAGATAGGACAGGGAGGCTGGACACGAGCCTTGGAGGCCTTGTTAACTTTTAGGAGCCTAGCTTGGACGAAGTTTTTTTTAACAGCTGTAGCCTGACAAAAAACCTCTTCTCCTTTCAGCGCACCAGGCACAAAAACCAAGGTACGCTTATAAAAACCAATACCTTCTCCATTGATCCCCATCCGTTTAATTTTTAGGGGAATCCTCTGCTTGACCCGCAAACTCATTCTTGCAAAGTCCTTTCTAATCAAAATAAAAGCCGAATAGATAGGTGTGAACTCCACCTTACTAACCCTATTGGGTAAAATTCACAAAGCCTACTGTACACCCTAATATTCTACCATTTTTGCTATAATAAACCTATGAAAATTACCAAGATTGAAAAGAAGAAACGCCTCTATCTCCTTGAGTTAGATAGTAAGGAGAAACTCTATATTACTGAGGACACCATTGTCCACTTTATGCTTTCAAAGGATAAGATTATCAGTCAAGAGGAACTAAAGGAGATTCAAAGCTTTGCCCAATTCTCCTACGGTAAGAACCTGGCCTTCTACTTTTTATCCTTTAAGCCTAGGACTGAAAAAGAAGTCAAAGATTACCTTAATAAGCATGAAATTGAAGAAAAAATCATACCTCAGGTCCTAAAGGACTTGAAAAAGGATAAGTGGATTGACGATTTCCAATATACTCAAGCCTTTATCAATCAAAATATGGCAAATGGCGATAAGGGAGCCTATGTCCTTAGTCAAAAACTAGCCCAGAAGGGAATTTCTAAATCCACCATTGATGAAGCTTTGAGTGAGCAAGATTTTTTCCCAATCGCTAATAAAGCTGGACAAAAGCTCTACAAAAAATATACAGGTTGTTACCCCAGCAAGGCAATCAAGGATAAAATTCAGCAAAATCTCCTAAACAAGGGCTTTGACTATCAGACTACCAAACAAGTCCTTGAGACATTAGCCATAAAAAAAGACCAAGAAGATGACCTAACTCTCATCTACCGAGAACTCGATAAAATCTCGCCAAAATACCAAAAGAAATATGAAGGTTTTGCTCTTAAACAGCATTTAACACAGGCCCTGGCAAGAAAGGGCTACGACTTTTCTGACATTGCATCCGCCTTGAGGGATTACCTATAAATCAACTACCACCTAATTCTCAAAGTAGTAGCACCCTTGCCAAAGGGAAACATAGTTTGGAGAAATCTGCAAAATCAACGAAAGATACCAATAAATACCCCAAATTGCAAGCATTGCTAATTTTCAGAGCTTTCTTTGTCACATCTTAAGAAAAAGATTGCAGAGAGACTGCGACCTTCAAAAATATCTGCTTTTGCTTTTCATCGATGTTAACAGGATTTGTGGCTAACCCCTTGGCGGACAAAGACTCTTCTTCACAGGCAATCGAAACTTACACTAGAAAGCACCATCCTTCACTCCTTAGGCCTAGCATAAATCTCGCTATAAAAAATGCTTTTTCTATCAAATTATGTTAAACTATAAAAGATAAACTAAATTGTAGAAGGTTTTAGCCATGAAATTACCCAAAGAAGGCGACTTTATTACAATTCAGAGTTATAAGCATGATGGTAGTTTGCACCGAACTTGGCGCGATACTATGGTACTAAAGACAACTGAAAATGCAATCATTGGTGTCAATGACCATACACTTGTTACTGAAAGTGATGGTAGACGCTGGGTGACTAGAGAGCCAGCCATTGTCTATTTTCATAAAAAATTCTGGTTTAACATCATTGCAATGATTCGTGATAGTGGTGTTTCCTATTACTGCAACCTAGCAAGTCCTTATGTTATGGATGAAGAAGCTCTCAAATACATTGACTATGATTTAGATGTTAAAGTTTTTGAGAATCACGAGAAGAAGCTTTTGGATGTTGATGAATATGAAAGTCATAAAAAGGAAATGCATTATTCAGCAGATATTGATTTTATCCTAAAAGGGAATGTCAAAATTCTTGTCGACTGGATAAACCAAGAAAAGGGGCCTTTCTCGGAATCTTATATTAATATTTGGTACAAACGTTATCTTGAACTCAAGAGTCGTTAAAGTCGCTAAAAAAGACACTTATTCAGATGAGTAAGTGTCCTTTTCATATGCCTAAAAAACTAAAAGTAGCGAGACTCCCCCGCTACCACTGAACTACGTTCGCAAATGCCGGCTACATGACTTGAACACGCGACCCTCTGATTACAAATCAGATGCTCTACCAACTGAGCTAAGCCGGCCTATCTTCTTCCTATGCGGGTTAAGGGACTTGAACCCCCACGCCGTTAAGCGCCAGATCCTAAATCTGGTGCGTCTGCCAATTCCGCCAAACCCGCATCTATGACCCGTACTGGGCTCGAACCAGTGACCCTTTGATTAAAAGTCAAATGCTCTACCAACTGAGCTAACGAGTCTCCTCTTCTAACGGTCCCGACGGGAATTGAACCCGCGATCTTCGCCGTGACAGGGCGACGTGATAACCGCTACACCACGGGACCTATTAAGTATTCCTACCTAATCATGGGAGTTAACGGGTTCGAACCGCTGACCCTCTGCTTGTAAGGCAGATGCTCTCCCAGCTGAGCTAAACTCCCATAACTCGGAGTTTGCTCACTGGGTCCCTGTCGTGCACTGGCTTCACCAGCTTCGACAAAGGCGAACTTACGTTCCCCTTAGCTGAGCTAAACTCCCTATCGGCTAAGCGACTCCCATATCTAACAGGGGGCAACCCCCAACTACTTCAGGCGTTCTAGGGCTTAACTGCTGTGTTCGGCATGGTTACAGGTGTATCTCCTAGGCTAGCGTCACTTAACTCCTTGAGTGTACTCACTCAAAATTGAATACCTATCTATTGTACCAAGTCTCACCAAAACCTGTCAATGACTTTTGAAACCTTACTTATGAATTGTACGTCGGCACCTTCCTAATTTTCTGTTGCTTTCTTATTTGGTGCCTCTCGTAACTTATCTTGGATAAGTCCTCGAGCGATTAGTATTAGTCCGCTCCATGTGTCACCACACTTCCACTCCTAACCTATCTACCTGATCTTCTCTCAGGGCTCTTACTAACTTAACGTTATGGGAAATCTCATCTCGAGGGGGGCTTCACACTTAGATGCTTTCAGCGTTTATCCCTTCCCTACATAGCTACCCAGCGATGCCCTTGGCAGGACAACTGGTACACCAGCGGTAAGTCCACTCTGGTCCTCTCGTACTAGGAGCAGTTCCTCTCAAATTTCCTTCGCCCGCGACGGATAGGGACCGAACTGTCTCACGACGTTCTGAACCCAGCTCGCGTGCCGCTTTAATGGGCGAACAGCCCAACCCTTGGGACCGACTACAGCCCCAGGATGCGACGAGCCGACATCGAGGTGCCAAACCTCCCCGTCGATGTGAACTCTTGGGGGAGATAAGCCTGTTATCCCCAGGGTAGCTTTTATCCGTTGAGCGATGGCCCTTCCATGCGGTACCACCGGATCACTAAGCCCGACTTTCGTCCCTGCTCGAGTTGTAGCTCTCGCAGTCAAGCTCCCTTATACCTTTACACTCTGCGATTGATTTCCAACCAATCTGAGGGAACCTTTGGGCGCCTCCGTTACCTTTTAGGAGGCGACCGCCCCAGTCAAACTGCCCGTCAGACACTGTCTCCCTAGACGTTTAGCCTAGTGGGTTAGAGTAGCCATAACACAAGGGTAGTATCCCAACAGCGCCTCATTCGAAACTAGCGTCCCGAACTCAATGGCTCCTACCTATCCTGTACATGTGGTACAGATACTCAATATCAAACTGCAGTAAAGCTCCATGGGGTCTTTCCGTCCTGTCGCGGGTAACCTGCATCTTCACAGGTACTAAAATTTCACCGAGTCTCTCGTTGAGACAGTGCCCAAATCATTACGCCTTTCGTGCGGGTCGGA harbors:
- a CDS encoding ISAs1 family transposase, coding for MSEMIEFLITVRDERDNWKIKHSLADIVLLIFFARLSGAESWEEIEDFGTIYETSLRSVLTLENGIPSHDTLQRVFATLDAQVLVEVTLMWNDILREADLSAKTFPSFAKRLLAIDAKTIKGNSSQTQKALHIVSAYATDLGICYGQVATDDKSNEITAIPDLLAKISVKGCLISIDAMGTQTAIANKIIKKQADYCLAVKENQKGLLEDIQPFFNVGKRETDSYETVEKAHGQVETRRYEVINDTAWLRKERPNWGHIQCIGKASIRIDKDGKQSEDTRYFILSCQASAKELCVYVRGHWQIESMHWQLDVVFREDANKTLNKQLAFNLNVLDKFCLAVLKQLDVGKKMSLRRKKFNLGMNFDQYLKKLI
- a CDS encoding GBS Bsp-like repeat-containing protein, with the translated sequence MKKDLFWNEKQRFSIRKYSFGAASVLIGASLVFGGKALADEQASPDSQPQDSTVQTVSDKAINPDQGANTEVASKDQVATAANDKLEEVSAGDAGTSTNEVPTSATDGNVASASEKVDVATQTDDKGEGSNETTVTESASQGQASQVAEGVSRASAATTVQEVGKDIPSSGYYTYPERTEVKNSPSASAPLAFYANAGDRVYYDQLLNQDGYQWLSYKSYSGMRRYANIAKLEANEVPADKTAPKAEEPKVKDSEEKTLPALERYTFDKEVEVKNEAKVAAKTEFTFGKGDSVNYDKEIKADGYKWISYVSYSGIRRYIMLDKLPAQASTQKTESKLTGQISVENQTDKGFDVRISNVTDSNGILAVKVPIWTDKNDQDDIVWYDGVKQGDGTYKVAVNLSNHKNERGLYNIHLYYVENNGAMKGVAGLQYTLPEPEKPQVNRTGSLSFSDKDNGDFDVIVSNVTDSQGLKSVKVPVWTDKNDQDDIVWYDADKQADGTYKVAVKLADHKNEAGSYNVHLYYLENDGQLVGIAGSQHQVEAKKTDDQVGGSITIQNQTSDGFDVLITNVKDSKGILAVKVPVWTDKDDQDDIIWYDASKQANGDYKATVKTSEHKGQAGLYNVHLYYVENDNKMVGVAGTQTTVVEPAGKPDYETTFPSLKRYTFVKQVEVRNEARIAADVAFTFQAGEGINYDKIMHKDGHDWISYVSYGGQRRYIVID
- the recX gene encoding recombination regulator RecX codes for the protein MKITKIEKKKRLYLLELDSKEKLYITEDTIVHFMLSKDKIISQEELKEIQSFAQFSYGKNLAFYFLSFKPRTEKEVKDYLNKHEIEEKIIPQVLKDLKKDKWIDDFQYTQAFINQNMANGDKGAYVLSQKLAQKGISKSTIDEALSEQDFFPIANKAGQKLYKKYTGCYPSKAIKDKIQQNLLNKGFDYQTTKQVLETLAIKKDQEDDLTLIYRELDKISPKYQKKYEGFALKQHLTQALARKGYDFSDIASALRDYL
- the rlmD gene encoding 23S rRNA (uracil(1939)-C(5))-methyltransferase RlmD; the protein is MSLRVKQRIPLKIKRMGINGEGIGFYKRTLVFVPGALKGEEVFCQATAVKKNFVQARLLKVNKASKARVQPPCPIYDECGGCQIMHLTYKKQLDFKDDIIKQALKKFQPIGYENYEIRPTKGMDNPYHYRAKLQFQTRHFADSVKAGLFASNSHRLVPLESCLVQDELTQEIVNKATELLDKYKIPIYNERKIAGVRTIMVRKGQASSQVQIIFVTSKDIRLTALIKELRLAFPQIVTIAINYNSSKSSEIYGEKTQILWGKETIEEEVLDYSFSLSPRAFYQLNPQQTQVLYQEAVAALDAQPDDDLIDAYCGVGTIGFAFANKVRSVRGMDVIPESIEDAKENAKTLGLSNTYYETGKAEDIIPKWYQEGYRASALVVDPPRVGLDDKLLKTIIDVRPAKMVYVSCNASTLARDLVALSQVYQVDYIQSVDMFPHTARVEAVVKLRKK
- the ntdP gene encoding nucleoside tri-diphosphate phosphatase; its protein translation is MKLPKEGDFITIQSYKHDGSLHRTWRDTMVLKTTENAIIGVNDHTLVTESDGRRWVTREPAIVYFHKKFWFNIIAMIRDSGVSYYCNLASPYVMDEEALKYIDYDLDVKVFENHEKKLLDVDEYESHKKEMHYSADIDFILKGNVKILVDWINQEKGPFSESYINIWYKRYLELKSR
- a CDS encoding DUF6287 domain-containing protein produces the protein MKKSYKVATVLMLSSALLLAGCHKNSSQSKAHSNSPKTSQTSKAKSQKGSSQNQSGSQSTNQTQANGGNSNSSNSSDQGSTNNQASTSSLDVSAIANGDFTTIAGTWQNANGETLVFDSNGLVSDTQVISSQGVSGEKALFGIGLKDSEVGSAALFVIPAGVPTVGGKIYQQDALVVGQSESAEATPYYRVG